A genomic region of Conger conger chromosome 6, fConCon1.1, whole genome shotgun sequence contains the following coding sequences:
- the LOC133130929 gene encoding cadherin-5-like has protein sequence MGRAAEGQMTALWTWTWMWAFTLTVATAMADSAATGPALVRQKREWLWKSLYVEEEKASPLPFYVGKLNSTKANKNTVFVIEGEGVNTIFRVDQHGDILAYEKLDREEKSSYILSASLIDINTKQPIEENDVFTIRVLDINDNSPQFPKNYTGSIAERSPKGTEVLKVTATDADDPTTSNGQVAYRLLNGTDLFSINSMGSITTKVNYLDREKQSTYTILVHAKDMPSVVLGNSATTIVTINVGDINDNTASFKEGTFNFDVKENEKPAFKVGVMEVEDQDETQNKDPSFSMKPDACSSMFRLEQNPRRDAVLSLKQGLDFEKTTKYTCEVQMREVNLVTPPDNSGRLENTRATIFIQVLDVDEPPLFTQGVYNFSLREDAAPSSKVGQVSARDPDAAQLKVQYSIDDPNCPVRIDVHTGDMYTDRTLDRELIPIHTFYVTAMEIGSQGLKSHATVNLVVVDVNDNEPELTNATNIFVCHNAAAGMVVQTIGAVDKDEHAQEFYFTLAKESSNFSLINNGNSTASIVVKQGNFEADENREYLLEVVAKDVGHPPRSSTTTLVIRMCRCGPDMSKEGCTAPIIQTGVSISALIAILLCILTILVIVILIVLRRRCQKDNMVVLGKSSGEIHEQLVTYDEEGGGEMDTNGYDVSILTSARNEGGPLQTPGLYAVVKKPPLGPAPDMAGRADMAVMIEVRKDEADHDRDGVPYDTLHIYGYEGAESLASSLSSLVTSSDDSSLDYDFINDWGPRFRTLAELYGVDGADDGYPY, from the exons ATGGGAAGGGCTGCAGAGGGGCAGATGACGGCGCTGTGGACGTGGACGTGGATGTGGGCCTTCACCCTGACCGTAGCGACGGCCATGGCAGACAGTGCGGCCACAGGGCCAGCGCTGGTGAGACAGAAGAGGGAGTGGCTGTGGAAGTCTCTGTacgtggaggaggagaaggccaGCCCCTTGCCCTTCTACGTGGGAAAG CTAAATTCCACCAAGGCCAACAAGAACACAGTGTTTGTCATTGAAGGAGAAGGCGTCAACACCATTTTCAGGGTGGACCAACATGGAGACATTCTGGCCTACGAGAAGCTCGACCGAGAGGAAAAGAGCTCTTACATACTGTCAGCGTCCCTGATCGACATCAACACCAAACAACCCATCGAAGAAAATGATGTGTTTACCATTCGCGTCCTTGACATCAATGACAACAGCCCGCAGTTTCCAAAAAACTACACAGGATCTATTGCTGAGAGGTCACCTAAAG GGACAGAAGTATTGAAAGTCACTGCCACTGATGCTGATGATCCAACCACTTCCAACGGACAAGTTGCTTACCGGCTGCTCAATGGAACCGATCTCTTCAGCATCAACAGCATGG GGAGCATCACAACAAAAGTGAATTACCTGGACCGTGAGAAGCAAAGCACGTACACCATTTTGGTACATGCAAAGGACATGCCAAGCGTGGTGCTGGGTAACTCTGCCACCACGATCGTCACCATCAACGTGGGCGATATCAACGACAACACGGCGTCCTTTAAAGAAG GCACGTTTAATTTTGACGTGAAGGAAAATGAAAAGCCGGCTTTCAAAGTTGGTGTCATGGAAGTGGAAGACCAGGACGAGACGCAGAACAAAGACCCGTCCTTCAGCATGAAGCCTGACGCTTGCAGCAGCATGTTTCGGCTGGAGCAGAACCCAAGAAGGGACGCTGTCCTCAGTCTCAAACAG GGCCTCGATTTTGAGAAAACAACCAAGTACACGTGTGAGGTGCAAATGCGGGAGGTCAACCTGGTGACTCCGCCGGATAACAGCGGCAGACTGGAGAACACAAGAGCCACCATTTTCATCCAAGTGCTGGACGTCGACGAGCCCCCGCTCTTCACCCAGGGCGTCTACAACTTCAGCCTCCGCGAAGATGCCGCGCCCAGCTCCAAAGTGGGACAGGTCTCGGCCAGAGACCCTGATGCAGCTCAGCTCAAAGTACA ATACTCCATTGATGACCCAAACTGCCCAGTCAGAATCGATGTGCATACTGGTGATATGTATACAGACAGGACATTGGACCGGGAGCTCATTCCCATACACACCTTCTATGTGACTGCTATGGAGATTGGATCCCAAG GTCTGAAATCCCATGCAACCGTGAACCTGGTGGTTGTTGACGTAAATGATAACGAGCCAGAGCTAACAAATGccacaaacatttttgtttgccaCAATGCAGCAGCTGGCATG GTTGTGCAGACAATCGGAGCTGTTGACAAAGATGAACACGCACAGGAGTTTTATTTCACCCTCGCCAAAGAGAGCTCCAACTTTTCACTCATCAATAATGGAA ACAGCACGGCCAGCATCGTGGTGAAGCAGGGGAACTTCGAGGCGGACGAGAACAGGGAGTACCTGCTGGAGGTGGTGGCGAAAGACGTGGGCCATCCCCCCCGTAGCAGCACCACCACCTTGGTCATCCGGATGTGTCGCTGCGGCCCGGACATGTCCAAGGAGGGCTGCACCGCCCCTATCATCCAGACGGGCGTCAGCATCAGCGCCCTCATCGCCATCCTGCTCTGCATCCTCACCATTCTGG TCATCGTGATCCTCATCGTCCTGAGGAGGCGGTGTCAGAAGGACAACATGGTGGTCCTGGGAAAGAGCAGCGGGGAGATCCACGAGCAGCTGGTGACCTACGACGAGGAGGGCGGGGGAGAGATGGACACCAACGGCTACGACGTGTCCATCCTGACGTCCGCGCGGAACGAGGGCGGGCCCCTGCAGACGCCGGGCCTCTACGCCGTGGTGAAGAAGCCCCCGCTCGGCCCCGCGCCCGACATGGCGGGCCGCGCCGACATGGCGGTGATGATCGAGGTGAGGAAGGACGAGGCCGACCACGACAGGGACGGCGTCCCCTACGACACCCTGCACATCTACGGGTACGAGGGCGCCGAGTCGCTGGCCAGCAGCCTCAGCTCGCTGGTCACGTCCTCCGACGACTCCAGCCTCGACTACGACTTCATCAACGACTGGGGCCCGCGCTTCAGGACCCTGGCCGAGCTGTACGGTGTGGACGGGGCGGACGACGGCTACCCGTACTGA